GATAAACTCGTCATTAGTATTTTCATATCCTCTTCCACTCGTTACAAGTCCAAAATGTTTAACACCTGATTTATAACAATTTTCAGCCTGCTTTAGAATCTGTTCTTTATTTGCTAAGGGATACTCCTCGATTCCTGTACTGTGGAATGAGGATTGAGCACAAAATTTACAATCTTCACTACATTTTCCTGATTTAGCATTCATTATCGTACATACATGTGGATCGCCAAAAAATCTATTTCTCACTTTATTTGCCAATGAAACAAGGTCTAAAATATCTTCACCTTTAAGATTAGATAATTCAATTGCTTCATCATAGCTAATTCCAGTGCCATTAAGTACTTTATCATAAACTTTCATTATAGATATATTTAGCATACTCATCTCCTTTTTTTGATGGAAGATAAATAAGCTTATCATTAAAATCAAACAAAGAAAACAAAGACCCCGCTACAAAAATAAATGCAGTGTTTAATTGCGAAATTATTCAGTAAGTATAAGTTATTGATCTCTTTAAACTATTTCGTTAAAAAAATGATCAAAATAGACAGTGAACTATATATAAACATTAGTAAATTAAATTTGTTGTACTTATCGCCTTTCCTTTTCATTCTCAATTTATTTATGGCAATGGCAAACAATGAAACACAAAATAAGATCCAAACAACATTATAATTAAAATCTATCAAAGCTCCATCCCAATAGTTTCTAGCAACTCCGCCTTTTATTTTAGTAAGAAGATCTGATTCCTGTGGCATCGCTTTAAAAATTAAAATTAATGAAGTAGAAAATACAATCCATGAAACAATTCCCAGCCAAAAAATTGCAGCTTTTACTAAATCCGGACCTATACGTTTATTTACTTTTGGTTTCTCCCATGAATTATCTGGAAATCTAGCCATTTATGCTCCATTCTATTTTCTATTACAAATATTTTTTATAAGCATTAACAATCAAATGGTAACTCTTTGAATCGTATTCGCTTCCTTTGAAATCTCCAAAAAACTTAAAATCTGTAAACCCTGTCTTCAATAAAAGGTTCTCAATATTAGCTTTTCTGAAAGGAAACAAAATTATAGAATTTTCTAATACTTTATTTTCACTTTTTATAGTTAATCTTGTATTGAAAGATATTTTTTCATATTCTAGGCAATTATATTCTCTTTCGAATAAGATATCCTCATTCTCAATATCAGGTAACCTTTTTATGTTGTTCTCAAGAATTCTATCATAATTAATAATCTGAACTGATAAGATTCCTTTTTCAGATAAACTATGGAAGGACGATTTGAAAAATCTTTCAAGCTCATTTTGACTTGATAAGTGAGCAACAGTATTCCCAAAACATATGATCGAGTCAAACAAAATATCAAGCTCATTGATTTCTAATAGATTTTTACAATATACATTTTTCAAATCGGGTAATTTTGCGAGCTCTATAAATTTTTGAGATAAATCAACACCGAAAACAGAGTATCCAATATTTTTCATTTTTAAAAGGAGGTCTCCTTTAGCACAACCAGCTTCTAAAACCCTTCCTATTGGAACGTGTTTTATAATAAAATTAACAACTTCATCATTAACTGGAAAAATTTTCTCGTAATAATTTGCCAAATTATCATAAAAATCATTATTCATAAAAACCCTTAAAACTCTATATCTTCAAACCATAAATCATATTTTGAGCTTTCCGGTAAAACATGAATATTCATAGAGTTGATTTTAGAAGGTAACAAGTTCTTATCATTTTCTGTAAGATTCTTATTAGCTAGAATCCATTCACCCTGTTTTAGATTTAAATCAGATGTGTCAATTTTCCAGATAAATTGTTTACCGTCAGTACCATTAAAAACGAAACTTATCTCTTTAATTCCTTTTTTATCCTCTGAATTTAATCTTAACCATAATTTGATTTTTCTAAAGTCGTAGGAGTTCCATTCCATAAAATTCTCTCTTTTTGGTATGTAGTCTAAAATTACCTCTCCGTCGGTTTTAGATGAAAGCTTTAATGAAGTATCTCCCTGTAGTTTGATTGTTCTATCATAATCAATTTCTATCTTTTCAACATCTGCTGATTCTGCGAGCCAGCATGTAGTTACGCCTGTTAAATCTTCTGGCTTTGTAT
This region of Candidatus Delongbacteria bacterium genomic DNA includes:
- a CDS encoding methyltransferase domain-containing protein, whose product is MNNDFYDNLANYYEKIFPVNDEVVNFIIKHVPIGRVLEAGCAKGDLLLKMKNIGYSVFGVDLSQKFIELAKLPDLKNVYCKNLLEINELDILFDSIICFGNTVAHLSSQNELERFFKSSFHSLSEKGILSVQIINYDRILENNIKRLPDIENEDILFEREYNCLEYEKISFNTRLTIKSENKVLENSIILFPFRKANIENLLLKTGFTDFKFFGDFKGSEYDSKSYHLIVNAYKKYL